The Oncorhynchus mykiss isolate Arlee chromosome 17, USDA_OmykA_1.1, whole genome shotgun sequence genomic interval GTGTGGAGTGAATAAAATAGCCTGGGCGCACATGGATCGTGGCATGAACGTGTTGGAGTGGAAACATGAGGATTGCCACAACTTTCTGAAGGGAACCTACATGGCTTCTGCCTACTTGGATGACGTAAGTTGAATGTTTCCGACCAAGGTATTCTTGCATTTGGGTAAGTAGGTTAGCCCTGAGACATGACTGTGGAGACTCCTATGGTGTCAGTCTACAGCCATGTCACAGGGCTAGGTTTCAGCTTAGCACATAATCATTGACTCTGTAATATCCAAATAGCTTAACTCCTGTACTGAATCACATCTCATTATGTGCCATAACATCACCAGATATCCAGTGTGGTATCCCACCTCCCCACAGCTGACTTCTTCGTTGTGGAAAAGACATCCATCTCCCTTCAGAACACTGCCCTGTACCCAGTAATGGCTCACATGCGTACAGTGGAGGCTATGCTGTTCGCCCTGCTGGAGCCCCGCTACACCCAGCCTGACAACACTGCTCCACCCAAGGTGCTCAACATGATGCGCACCGCCGTCGGCCGCCATTTTGGCCTCATGGTGGGTGACTCCCGCACCAGCGGGGCCCAGGCGATGCAACAGATGATGACGGAGTCAGTGACTCAGAAGATTCCGAGGGTGACATTCCCTCACAACCTGTTGGTGAAATACAGGAATTCCTTCCAGATGGGCGGGCGGAGTCGGGGGGAGGAGCTGTGTGATGCCATGTTGCAGGCTGTGGCGTTTTACGAGCTGCTCAGTGAATCGAGTTAATGTTACAGCGACAATTTCCACGCTCCATTTTCACCAGACTGAAACTAGTTgactgtgtacagtatgtgtgaccTGGTGGTGTCGAAGTTCAGAGCTAACCAGAGACCTGCATATTGGAGGCTTGATGGAAATTGACACTAGCTTATATTTAAAATGTATACTACAACACTTCCCACCTGTAGAGTCAGATGGTTTTGCACTTGAGGTGTCAGTTCAGGCCCCAGCAGCTGTACTCAAGCCTTTCCTCGTACAGACACCACACATCAGGCTTTCTTCACTTTCCCATGAATAGAAATGTTCTCAGGGCCACCAGTAAAGCCGAACAGGCTTGAATATGTACAGTGATGATTTGTCATGTGTGACCACCTACATCTGTACCTTTG includes:
- the tefm gene encoding transcription elongation factor, mitochondrial; translated protein: MWVARRFMSLIARRGQYGLFYQPQGSLPKLEFRYLNCTCCWRSRIPVAGFETLNDTLSSSTTPCDDKSLDAYYTSEQRGVILQLLNNAAESELAAVKLLRGRKSVNIVEYRTRNGPFKNLESVTNVPLLKHKSAVIVFNSILNPPEKKEKRKVKIQLAKFIRPEVERTWLEEANSIVSIVCGVNKIAWAHMDRGMNVLEWKHEDCHNFLKGTYMASAYLDDISSVVSHLPTADFFVVEKTSISLQNTALYPVMAHMRTVEAMLFALLEPRYTQPDNTAPPKVLNMMRTAVGRHFGLMVGDSRTSGAQAMQQMMTESVTQKIPRVTFPHNLLVKYRNSFQMGGRSRGEELCDAMLQAVAFYELLSESS